The DNA sequence ACCTACTGTGACCGTCACAAGTACCTGCGGGCAGAACCCAGTGATTTGCTgcaattatattttctgtttcttcctccagATTTTCACTGCTGGGGCCATCTTCATTCAGCTGAAAGATGTGAAGTGCAATAGCGCATGTGCTCAAATCAATGGGCTGTGAcgagaaggaaaaatcaaatgaatCTATGCAAACTGAAAATAACTCGTTTTAATTCTAGCTATAAAAATTAGATGTTAAAGTCCAACGATAAAGACTAAACGTGCAGTATGTTAAAAACTAGCTCTTAGGTTAGATGAAAAGgctatcattttatttcagatttagGATTAGCCCTTTTAAAAACGTTTATCAGTCTCTCCCTTTTTGGGGTcctacatatattaaaaaaaccttttttttaataattacaaaACACACACTTCTTGAAAAAACGCAAATATAGAATGCAGAATGGCAAAGCCCCCTACATCCAGCTTCACAGATGTCATAGTCAATAACACATCCACACACAGTGGACCAAAACGTGATTCTACCAGAGTTTTCTAACTGTTCCTTTCCCACTTACTCAAGTTTGGGGCCATTTTGCATCAGTAGACAGAAATCTACCTCCTGCTTTTTCATGGTTATATTTGGTGTGGATGGGTCGGATTTGTTTAACCCGTCTCTCATTGATGGATAGTTAAAACACTTCAAATTGTTAGCTATTAACAATATGTAAAAAACGCTTGTTCCTACATCTCCACAAAATCACACAGTTATCCATTAGGACAAACTTCTCTAGGTGACTCTGCAGAGTTGAAAGTGAACACAGGAAAACGCTCAGTGGCAGCACCCATGCCCCCCGGTTAGGCTGCGTCCTCCCGTGACCACGGGAAGGCTCTTCTGCTCCCCTAGGCCGGCTACAATCAAGGACGATGGCCTCAGATCTCAGCGTGGAGAGAACTCTGACAATGCCACAAACATCAGTCCTAAGGTGAGAATGCGGAGTCCGCCTCATCAGCATAATTTCAGTGCCCAACAATTCCTCCAAGTCGACTCTTTCTGAGACGGGAACTGCACGGGTGTGACAGCGCGTCCTCCTGAGGCAGATGCTTGGGTTGCTTTTCCAGCGCTGAAATGACCGCTCAACGCATCCTCCCACGCAAAGTTCCCCTTGACCCGCACACACAAACCCCGTAAGACGCTGGGTGAGGTCTGGACGCTGGAGCTGCTAGAAGGCCAGACCGTCTCGCTCGCAGCCCCCACAACTCGCAGGCCCCGACACCCTGAGCACTCCACACACGCCTGCCGACTGGAGGNNNNNNNNNNCCCCTCCTGCACCAGGAGCATCCTGACCCCAGGGCACCTCTTCTCCCGGTACTGGTCTGAGCAGCAGACCAACGGACAGACGAACCGGTTTCTGACCACACTATCAGAGCAGCTGACAGCATTCCCCGTGCTGGCCTCGTAGCCAGCTGAGGGCTCACTGTCCCAGCGCCGGCCGTCAGGAGTTACCTGTGGGTCTTTAACCTTCAATTCCGTGTCCACGATAGACACAGACTGCACGTTTCTGTTCAGAAAGGGTTCGTCAAACTCAGTCCACGTGTAGTCGCCAAACACAATATTGTGTCTGTTGAGCAGCTTCCTGACACTCAGCTTTACGTCCTCCTTTTTTGCGGTGCTGGGAAACAAAGCACACAGATGAGGCCAAAGTTTGCACACAAGACTTTAACAGTGCCATTCCCTTTCTCCTCTAACCGAGACCACACGCGAGAAGCACAGCAGTTCAGAGCGCAGGCAGGAGGGCCCGCCTGCGACCCTGGCGCAGTCCGTCCGCTGGCCCGCGGCCTGGGCAGCGGCCCTTGCCACCGGGAACGTTAGTCGACACATTCAGTGTTCAGGACGAGGCATGGCACTCGCTGGGCACTCAACACACGCTGGGCATCACCGCTGTCAAGGAAAGCGACGCTCCCACAGCTCTGGGTCCAGCGTCGGCACGCAGCCAGCGCCCAAGGCCTGCCTCCCAGAAAATCCAACGCTCTCATCTTGGCCTTCGAGGCTTCACGCGGCCCACCTCGCCACTGCCCTCCTGACACTTCACGCTCCAGCAACACCGACTGGCTCTGCCCTCACAGCTTGGTGCCCCACACACTGTCCCAGCCCCTGGGGCTGGTCCCCCACAGTGTCCCTTCACCCCGAGCCCTGCACACCGgcccctgggaggcaggcagagctaGAGCCTGAAAGCTCGGAGTCCCCTGCCGCGCTCTGTCCCCAGGCGGCCCCTGGACACAAGCTGACCCCACCCATCCTGAGGCGGGAAGGAAGCGGATGGGCCTGGAGTCACTCTGAAGGGCTGAGGGATGCAGGCTCCGAGGGGAATGCCCCCCACTCCCCATAACCTGGAGCTTTGTCCCCGGCCCCTTCGCAGCATGGGCTGGGGCTCAGGTCAGGCCGGGTGTGTACGTGCAGATGGGCACGGCTCTGGCCGGGACTCAGTTGAGGGCTGGGCTGGATGGGTCAGGATCTCCTCCTATGGGTGGGCTACACTCCAGTCCACCTGGGTGGGGTCTGTCTGGTGGGACAGGGCCAAGTCCACAGGGGTCAGGGACAGGGGAGGGTCAGGCTGAGTCCTGTCAGGTTGGGTTCGGGTCTGCTCGGGTCAGGGTCAGATTTGGTACCGTGAGTCCAGGTCAGATTCCATTCAGGGCCGAGTCAGAGCGGGTCGGGATCAAGTTGGGGTCAGGCTCAAGTTGGGGTGAGTCTGCTAGGGTTGGTTTCTGGTCGGGTCAGATCTGCTCAGGTCGGGGTCAGGTTCGGGTCGGGCCAGGTCGAGAACCGGTCAGGGCTGGGTTCGGGTCGGGGCTGGGGCCGGGGTCCGGGTTGGTCAGGCGAGTCCTCTGGGTCCGGCTGGGTTCGAGTGGGGGCCGGGCTCGGGTCGGGCAGGGGTTCGGGTTCTGGCGGAGCGGGTCCAGAACGGGTTGGAGACGCGTTCCGGTCGGGGCCGGGGTCGGGTCAGGGCGGGTCCGCCGGGTCGGGGCAGGGTTTGGGTCGGGCGGGTCCGCTGGGTCGGGGCCGGGGTCGAGTCAGTGCGGGCCCGCTGGGTTGGGGCCGGGGTCGGGTCAGGGCGGGTCCGCTGGGTCGGGGCCGGGGTCGGGTGTGGGGGGTTCGGGCGGGGTCCACGCGGCCGGCCGGCTCACCTGCCGCTCCGCTGGTGCACCTCCACATGGACGGTGGGCGCCTCGGCCACGCAGGACAGCGCCTGCTTCAGGTCGCCCACGGCCTCGTCCATGGCGCCCCCGCCACCGCCGCCGGGAGCAGCAGCGGAATACCGGCCGGAGAgtggccgccgccgcctcccACCCTGCGCCGCCGTCACCGCCGCCACAGCCTCCGCCTCGGCCCCGCCGGCCGCGCCCGCGCTTCGAATCTGCCGCGCTCCGCGCGCCGCCCCCGACCCGGAAGCGCTCGCTGCCGTCCGGTGGCGCCACTTCCGGCCGCGGGGCCCGCTTCCGGCGCGGCCGGGCGACCTCCGCGGGCGAGGTGGGCAGTGAGCTAGGGCGGCTGGGGCGGCGGCCGTGCTCGGGGTTCCGCGCTGCTGCCTCGGGCCCCGGGCCCACCCCAccgcctccgccgccgccgccgccatggGCAAGAAGCACAAGAAGCACAAGACCGAGTGGCGCTCGTCGTACGAAGGCGAGTGGCGGGCGCGCTGTGTGACCCCGGGCGGGCGGGGGTCCCGGGGACCCGGGCGGGGGTCTGGGGTCCCGGGGTCGTAGGCGGGGTCCCGGGGCTGAGGACGGAAATCTTGAGGTCTCAGGCGGGGGTCCCGGGCTCGTAGGCCGGGATCTGGGCTCGCGGGCGGGGCTCTGGGGCCCCGAGGACGTGGGCGGGGGTCCAGCTCGCTGCCGGGGGTCGCTGCTGCTGGGCGTTTGGCTCGCCTCTCTCCTGTATCTTCCGGAAGGGAGCGGAGCATCTCTGGGTCGTTCCCGCCCTGTCCCCTTCCGCCCGGTCCCTGGCTGTCCCCTGGCCTGCCGTGGTCCTGCACGGTGAGTGCCCCTGTCAGCGGACGGGGCTGCTGCAGGACAGGAAGGGGGCGCCCCCGGACAGGAgtttggggatggggtggggcttTCGCGTCCCACATGGAGGTCCTGTTCTTTGCCCGTGACAGTAACACGGCCCCCCTGAGGTGAGGTAGTGTGAAGGGGCAGGAAGTGGAGAGGACGGGGAAGTAACAGCCAGGCCACCTCGGTCTTGCCCCACCGTCCTTCCCCGGTGGCTTTGATGTTCCCCTGCTGTCCCTCCACCTCCTTGGGCCCCGGTGTGCTCCCTGTCACACCGGCTCACGGGCCAGCCTTCCCACCCAGCTGGTAGTGGTAGTGGTAGTGGGTAGTGGGGTTTGCCTGCACGCAACCTGGGCACACGTGGTGAAGGGCACCACCCGTGTCTCTGCAGATTACACGGACAAGCCCCTGGAGAAGCCGCTGAAGCTGGTCCTCAAGGTCGGAGGAAGCGAAGTGACTGAACTCTCGGGGTCTGGCCACGACTCCAGTTACTACGACGACAGGTCAGACCACGAGCGAGAGAGgcacaaagagaagaagaagaaaaagaagaagaagtcgGAGAAGGAGAAGCATCTTGATGACGAAGAAAGGAGGAAGCGGAAGGTACAGCAGGGCGGCCTCTGGCATGGTGGCCCTGGGGCCCGGGCGACAGCAAGCCTGCGCGGTGCAGGAGGGGGCATTCTGTTGGCAGCGAACGCAGACCACGCGGCTGGTTGCTTCAGTGCTGGCTATCTGCCTGGGTCCGAGCCCAAGCCCGAGGAGGGTCTGTGTGAGGGGGTCTGGAGTAGGAGGGCTTTCCGTCTGCGTCACGTGTCCCCTGAGAGACAGGAGCTCTGTTTAAACCGCTCGCACTGCTCTTGTTGCCCTGCTGCTCGCAGGAGGAGAAGAAGCGCAAGCGGGAGAAGGAGCACTGCGACACGGAGGGGGAAGCCGACGACTTCGACCCCGGGAAGAAGGTGGAGGTGGAGCCGCCCCCCGACCGACCAGTGCGAGCCTGCCGGACGCAGCCAGGCAAGTGCGGCCCTTGCAGAGGTGCCTGGAGCGTCGGAGCTGGCCCTGTGAGGTCGCAGTTGACACCGCTCCTGCAAGCGCTGGCAGGGGGACGGCGCTTTGCTTGCAGGGCCTCACACAGTGCGCGGTTGGTCCCAGGTGCTTGCTGCCATCTCTGAACTTGGAGAGCGAGGCATGGCCGCTGATTGCTTGAGGCGTTGTTTTTGAGTCCGTGAGCTAAGAAGCTCGTTGTAGATGGGAGGATGCTGGTGCTGGCAGCAGTCATTCAGGCCATCAGAAACCTTGCGAGCTGTGCTGGCTCCACCAAAGGAAAGCTGCTTCCCAAGGAGGTGCTCGGGACCCTCTGGTCTGTGTGTGGTCACTTCCCTCGAAGGCTTTTGCTGGTCAGGAGGTGCGGGGTTGGAGGCTGGTCTGCTCCTCAGCTGCTTCTCCTTTTGACTTTGAGTTTGACCGCCTGGGATTTACTGGGGGCAGTGCGAGGTATTGTATGGTATTGTGTGGCAGTCGCGGTCGGTGGGGGAGGGTGTGCTGTTTTCTGGCAACACCCCTCTCATCTGCCAGCCGTTGCCATGGGGAGCGGGTGGGACTCAGGCTGCTGTGCATGTTGGGAAGTGGAGAAAGTCGGGTACAAAACCCCAGTTCGCTAGATGAGCGTGTCTGCAAGGTTAGCACAGTTGCAGGTCGTCGTTGGCTTTGTCTGATTACCTGTTTGAGCTCATAGGCCTGGGTCTTCCCCTCCAGCATACTTGGAGAGCCGATGGTCAGATGTTGCTGTCTTGGACCTACGCTGGTCACTCTCAGAGTGTTACTGTTGGGGACCCGCTGGTTTGCAGTCCTGTTGCGCATCGGCCCTGGGATCGGCCATTTTTCCAAGGAACCCTGCTTCCTTTGGAAGTCGAGATCTGGGCACTGGGTATGGCCCTCAAGAGACAGAGCTAGGAAGGATGATATACCTCCATTCAGCTTGTAGAAGGAAACACCTGCAGACAGCTGTGTTCACGTGCCCTGAAAACCGTGTTTTCACACCTAAGGCCCAGAGACGTAGTTAACAGCTGCAGTCCTCACAAGAGCCCGCGCACTGTgtgtttttatccccattttgcagatgagcaacAGGTGTGACCAGAAATCTAGGACTCTCCAGTAGAACGATGGTCAGTGAATCCAGGATGAACTTCTGTGTGCAAAGCCTTTGTTCTCTTGTTCAGACCTGCTCCGGGATGTGCCGGGCCCAGTTGTGATGGGGCTGGAAACACATTGATGAGTGACGGCTTGTGTTGATGTTTGAAGGCATATCGGCAGTCTTGGGGTTTGGGGCTCTTACCCTGTGGGTGCCCTTTCCCGCCCAGCTGAGCCGTGTGGAGGCCAAGGCTGGGTCTGGTTTGTCCTTGTCCCCAGTTCTTGCTGGAACCTAAACCCCTGAGACACAAAGCTAGGTACGTGCTGTGAAACTGGAGCTCTCCAGTGAAGCGATACCAAGGTCTTTTATTGAACCTGATTTTTTTGCTGTTTAAATTGTCAGCTGAAAACGAGAGCACGCCTATTCAGCAACTGCTAGAGCATTTCCTCCGCCAGCTGCAGAGGTAAAGAGTGTTTCTGAAGAGCTTGTGTGTGGGGACCTTTGGGCGGTCTTGGCGGGGTGGCCGAGCACCGTGTGGAAGCCCAGCAGGTGGGGCCCTCGAGTCCCCGCTTTGCGTCAGTGTCGGGTGTCAGAGACTCCGGGATGTGGACGTCACGGCTGGAGCCAGGATGCTAGTTTTGGAGTTTTTAGTGTATGCTAAATACCCTGCACACTTATAAAGAgcataagttttatttttatttttgagaaacaaaactTGGTCAGTTGTATCAGATTTTTTATTGTGAGGGATTTTGTATCATTTGCAAATCTAGATTTTAGGGGTCTTCCAGtttaaataaagatgtttttgtttcagaaaagatCCTCAtggattttttgcttttcctgtcACGGATGCAATTGCTCCTGGATACTCGATGATAATAAAACATCCGATGGATTTTGGgacaatgaaagacaaaattgtaGCTAATGAATACAAGTCAGTCACGGAATTTAAGGTAAATTAGTTTCAGTTCCTGAAATAATTGTCatgaagtgtgtgtgtttgtgtccagTAAACGCTACATCCCTCTTAGGTCGTTTCCAGTCGTAAGTTTTCACGTGTTTCTGTGTTTGGGCTGGTGTTTCACAAACATAGCCTCAGAGGAATGGGTTGGTTGTGATTTTCTCCGTCTTTTGGTCTAGAGGCTGAAGCGTGCGTTGGTGCTGTTAGAAGTGTGTTGGGTGAAGCAAGGATGTGTCTGCTTTGGCCTGGCTCCAGAGTGGGTATTTTTAGAGACAAAATTTTCCTGATTCTTAGTTTTGTCATGTGGTGACTGACATTACCATTTTTAGAATGGTAAATGCTTACATCTCCTGAGTACTTTGCTCTTTACTCTCTTTCTTGGCACTGgctgtgagaaagagaaattgcTTATCAGCTTTGAaactggtgggggtgggggggcaagCAAATGAATGCTTGACAAAGTTGGCAATAATGTCATTTAGAAAAAGGCTTCAGATGTCTTTCTTAGTTTCTGTTAACTTTGGAAAAGCTTgacttttctctgtttcctggagACGTTGCTGGAAGGGTTTGCTGACTAAAGGGGcgtgggagagagaggaagtttTCACAGGAGGATCCGGTGTCGCCCCAGAGGGCCGGTGGCTAATGGTAATCCCTGCCCTGAAGGCCTGGCTGCCGGCCCCCAGTTCGGGCTCTCACCCAGGGACGAAGCCAAGACGTGAGCAGCGTCCACCCAGCCCGTGTCCTCAGGAGAGTGTCCTGAGCCTGTCATACTTGGGGCCTCTGGTGGACAGGGGCTTGCTCTGGGGACACTGGCCCAGTGACTTGTAAGGGCCCCGGATGGCACGCGCTACATTGCCGCAGCTGGCCTCAGCGGTCATTGTCCATCCTGATGTCTAACTCACCTCTGACATGTGTTGTGCTGAGTCACTTGGTTAGGATGGTAAAATACTGATGTTCCAGATAGTTTGCTTTTAATATAAGTTGTTGTTGGATAAGACTCTCCTTATTTTAGGGAAAGTCTTTTTCTAGTAGTACTGGAGTAACTATCTGTAGACAAAATCTTAAATTCTATGGAAAATCCCCACTGCTAGAAGACGTGACTGTGCCCGCCTCTCAGTTCATCCCTTGACTTTTGTTTAAAAGACCGGGTTGTTggctcttgttcctgttctgtcTGAGTCCCtcccagagagggaggagggctggagatGGGAAGGGAGCGGAGGGAGCCGGCATTTTCCTcttacaaaatatacatattatgcTCAGAAAGCAGTTACAGACTTTAATAAGCTTCTCACTGGAAAATGCTTCATGCAAGACGGATGAACAATTATGAAAGTTTCTctgaaagagttttttttttgggaggaagattagccctgagctaacatctcccaatcctcctcttttttctgaggaagattggccctgagctaacatcagtatCCAcctgtgggacgcctaccacagcatggcttgccatgcagtgccatgtccgcacctgggatccgaaccggcgaacccgatgccaccgaagcagaacgtacgaactgaaccgctgtgccactgggccggcccgtctgaaagagttcttaaaagttattttttaaattaaagagcCAAATTTAATTGTTTCCCACTTAATTTCAGCCTCTTCTTTTTGGCCTGTTTTGACAGGAATCTAAACTCTTTGCTGTAGCCTCTCCCGTGTTTTAAACTtgatgaattttttgtttttctctttccaggcAGATTTCAAACTGATGTGCGATAATGCGATGACGTACAACAGACCAGACACTGTGTACTACAAGTTAGCGAAGAAGCTCCTTCACGCAGGCTTTAAGATGATGAGCAAAGTAAGGGCCCTCCCAGTGTGAGCCGCGCAAGCGGGAGCTGCCCTCCTCTGCGCTCTGCTTGCCTAGACAGATGCACAGCCAACGCCAGCCATTCTCCATCCGTCTGTCACTGGCCACGGTGTGGCCCTCCGCTCCGTGGCAGATACCCCAGACGCCCTCTGCAGGTCCCTCTCCTCCAagcactcttctctttctccccctgctcctgccccagcGGTCACATCTCCTTTAGGGTTGGTAGAAAGTTCTGGATATGTTGATCTCGAGCCTGGGTGTCTGCCTCCCTGGATCGCAGCCAGCCTTATGGGTTTATTTTGTGTGGCTGCCTCGCTGAATCCAGATGGGCCACTCTGTCCACCCTGAGCGGCTTCCCAGTGCTGCCCCGTGAGCCAGGTCGCATGCGTCACTCGCCAAGGACCAGTGCCTTGTGCCTGATCGGCCTCTGGGGGCGGTGCACAGGGCCTTTTCGCCTCTGCTGGCTCTGAGCTCTCGCCAGCCAGTCGGCCACACCTTTTGGTGCCGACCCCCACGACCACCTGCCGTGCACCACCACGGAAGGGTCGCCCTTAGGCAGGTGAGGCTGTGGCCATCCCGCCCCATCCATCGTCGTGGTGCCTTGGCTCTGAGGGAGAGGTAAAGCCGCGCTCCCTGTGCTTTGGTTCCAGGAGCGGCTGCTGGCTTTGAAGCGCAGCGTGTCGTTCATGCAGCACGTGGATTTCTCTCAGCAGGCAGCTCTCCTGGGCAGTGAGGACGCCGCTGCTGAGGAGCCTGCTCCCGAGGTTGTGCCTGTGCAAGTAGAGACTGCCAAGAAATCCAAAAGGCCGAGCAGAGAAGTCATCAGGTAGAGGGACGCCGTCTGCCCGTTGGGGCAACGCCCAGCTCGGGAGAGCCGGTGTTCTGCAGGAGGGGCGAGGGAGGGCAGCCTGTGTCTGTGCTGACGTCTGTGCAGGGGCCGACAGACGCACTGCTTGTGCAGCCGGCAGGGGAGTGCGGGTCCTCAGGTGCTCAGGGCCTGTTACGAGGCAGCCAGGACATAACCTGGGCCCAGCGTTCAGAGGAAAGTGACactcctcccctgcccacctggAGAGTGAGGAGTGTGGGTGACGAATGTCACCGTGAGCGCTGGGGGTGCCAGGAGACCCTGGGACCCCAGGTCAGTTCTGAGGGAGCAGTGGTTTGTGACCCACGCTTTCCACATGTCGCACCACCATGCTGCAGCCATCACGGTAACTTGTCCTGGAGAAGAGTTACATGCTGGTGACCAGGGCTCGCCCATCCCGGGCTCGGGGGACATGGGGGTGCCTCATGGGGCAGGCAGCACGCCTCAGGCTTCTTTCTCACTACACTCCCTGAGCTCCCTGCACCTGTAGCTGTAAACCCTGGGTGGGAGAAGGGGCCTTCCTGTAGTTTTGGGATCCCCAGGCAGGGCTTGCTCCCGCTGCTCCTCTGGGGGCTCCACCCACTTGCTTCTAGAACCTTCCAGAGGAGAGGCTAACTCCCTTGGGTGCTGCACCCAGCGCCTCGCTCACATGTGAGTCAAGAAAGGCGGCTTGGTGTGGAACCTGAGGTCAACCTGCTGGAGTCTCAGGGTGACCCTGGGGTGTTGCAGCAGGGGGTGCTCTCCAGCCCCGCCCGCAGCCTCGCACCCCATCCCAGGCCCAGAGCCTCGACCCTCCACAGGATTTCTGTTACTTCTGCTGCTGCCTTGAGTGACGCTGTAACCAGTGAGGCTCCTGTCTTGTGTCCTCTGTTGTTCTTGAGGTGGCTGAAGTGTGTGGCTGAGACATGAGAAGTACGGAACGTGTACTTGGCTTAGCCTCACTCTTCATCTTCCTGAAAGCATCCTGTTTGGCTGTGgttagaaagaaagggaagggagagacagcTTTGTGTGGCTCCTCAGGGTTCTCTTCGTGGCCTCAGGGCATTAGAGACTGACCATGGGGGCAAGGTGGGAGTGGTGTGCACCGTGGGCCTCCTGGTGATGTGTGCGGGGTTCCTGCATTGTAGCTGCATGTTTGAGCCAGAAGGGAACGCTTGCAGCCTGACCGACAGCACGGCAGAAGAGCACGTGCTGGCCCTGGTGGAGCATGCAGCTGACGAGGCTCGGGACAGGATCAGCCGACTCCTCCCAGGCAGCAAGGTAGCCCTTCCTGATGGGGCGGGTGTGTCTTCTGCCAGGACGGTGGCACAGCCGTCCAAATCAAGAGGTTAATACCAGGACGTCTAGTTGCAGCCTCGCCAGTGTCGCAGTGGTGCCTTTGTCCCCAGAGGGTCCAGCTCGGGAGCACGTGCTGCAGTCCTCACTGGCCGCTGGTACCTGCTGGCCATgtctcctgggagggagggacgggCTCCGGGCACCTCTCGGGCAGGCCCCTCGCTCACAGGAGTGATGTGTAGTGTTTGGACGCCTGCGGTCGGGTCCCGTCGCCTGGGTGTTGACCTTCGTCACTGGATAGAGGCGGAGCCCaccaggcttctccactgtagGTTCATCTGTTCCCCGGTGCTCATGTCTCTGTGTGCATGCCGTCGCTCGTGGGTCTCACCCGGTGCGGCCGCTGGGAGCCCGTCCAGTGTACTGCTGTGCTCAGGGGGAGGTGCCGCCAGCCCCTGCGCACCGGCTCCTCCTCTCTGACACGGGGAGTTCTAGACCCGGGTGGCCAGTAGAGAGCATGCGAGTCACGAGTGGAGCTTTGAACTTGCATGTGGGCTTGTTAAGGACACAGGTGAAATTAATCCTGATGTTTTCCTTGACCTGACATATCCTAAATCTCATTTCAATGCGTAGCACATATAGAGACTTAAcgtcttttacctcattgagtctGGGGAGCGCACATTGGATTGTACGTAAAGACTTTTGAAATAACACTTTGGATGTATCACGTTATATAAGGTAGATTAAGATTacttttgcctgtttcttttcacttACTTTTAACATGCTTGCCAGGAAGGTTGAGGTTTTCTGTGGGGTTATGTTGTGTCCGTTCGACCCGCTGGTCTGCACTCCTGTTGCTCTGTAGCCCTGGGGTCGGCCGTTCTCCATGGAGCCCTGGTTCCTGAGTGGAGAACGGCATTCGGAAACCAAGACCCTGGTGCTGGGTGTGGCCCATAATGGACAGAACCAGGAAAGGCCATGCACATACCTACAGCTTATAGAAGGAATCCCACACTGACATCTGTGTCAACATTCGACTGAAAACCGTGTTTTCAGACTGGAACCTTGGATTCCATCCTCACCACCTGGTCTGCTCCACATTCTCTCTTTCGTTTTGTAACTCCACCGTGAAAAACCTGACTTGCGGTGCCCTTAACCCACATACCTGCTCAACAGTAACAGTTTCCCACCCCTACGCCCTACACACCCTGCTTGGGCCCCGGTTCTGTTCCCGTCACTGCTCTCTGGATGTCTGGCCCCTGCCTCGGGCTCCAGCACCCATGCCAGGCTGCCGTCGCTTCTCGCCCCCTCCCTACATATGCCAACAGCAGCATGAGCGCCGCCTCTTCCGGGTCCCCTGTGGCCTGCAGTGGAGGAAGCAGTCTTGTTTGGTGGTGGTTTTAATGGAAATGAGTCTCAGGTGCTTCAGAGATGGTGCCTGTGGGCTGCCCATCAG is a window from the Equus quagga isolate Etosha38 chromosome 9, UCLA_HA_Equagga_1.0, whole genome shotgun sequence genome containing:
- the BRD9 gene encoding bromodomain-containing protein 9 isoform X5 yields the protein MGKKHKKHKTEWRSSYEDYTDKPLEKPLKLVLKVGGSEVTELSGSGHDSSYYDDRSDHERERHKEKKKKKKKKSEKEKHLDDEERRKRKEEKKRKREKEHCDTEGEADDFDPGKKVEVEPPPDRPVRACRTQPDFKLMCDNAMTYNRPDTVYYKLAKKLLHAGFKMMSKQAALLGSEDAAAEEPAPEVVPVQVETAKKSKRPSREVISCMFEPEGNACSLTDSTAEEHVLALVEHAADEARDRISRLLPGSKLQPRQCRSGAFVPRGSSSGARAAVLTGRWYLLAMSPGREGRAPGTSRAGPSLTGVMCSVWTPAVGSRRLGVDLRHWIEAEPTRLLHCLCLVEASVGISAVVEVTGRPSADGLRRTSLQMGYLKKNGDGSLLYSVVNVAEPDADEEETHPVDLSSLSSKLLPGFTTLGFKDERRSRVTFLSSASTALSMHNNSVFGDLKSDETELLYSAYGDETGVQCALSLQEFVKDAGSYSKKMVDDLLDQITGGDHSRMLFQLRQRRNVPVKPPDEVKAGDSLGDGSSVLDFMSMKSYSDVSLDISILSSLGKVKKELDHDDNHLNLDETTKLLQDLHEAQAERGGSRPSSNLSSLSNASDRDHPHLGSPSRLSVGEQPDVTHDPYEFLQSPEPATSTKG